The genomic window TGCCATCGGTCATTATGTAATGGAACATAATCCAAACGCTAAGGTTGTTTACCTCTCTTCAGAAAAGTTTACAAATGAATTTATTAATGCGATTCGTGACAACAAAGCGGTTCATTTCCGCAACAAATATCGCAATGTCGATGTCTTATTAATAGATGATATTCAATTTATTGCTGGGAAAATTCAAACTCAAGAAGAGTTTTTTCATACATTTAACGCTCTACATGAAGAGTCAAAGCAAATTGTGATCTCGAGTGATCGTCCTCCTAAGGAGATTCCTACATTAGAAGATCGTCTTCGTTCAAGATTTGAATGGGGCTTAATAACAGACATAACGCCACCTGATCTTGAGACGCGTATTGCCATTTTAAGAAAAAAAGCAAAAGCAGAAAACCTTGATATTCCAAATGAAGTGATGCTTTACATTGCGAATCAAATTGACACGAATATACGTGAGCTAGAAGGGGCTTTAATTCGTGTTGTCGCGTATTCTTCTCTTATCAATCAAGACATGAATGCCGATTTAGCTGCTGAAGCTTTAAAAGATATTATTCCAAATGCACTACCAAAAACGCTGAGCATCTCAGATATTCAAAAACTTGTCGGTGACCATTATCAAGTTAAATTAGAAGATTTCAAAGCGAAGAAGCGAACAAAATCTGTTGCTTTTCCTAGACAGATTGCAATGTATCTCTCAAGAGAAATGACAGATGCCTCCTTACCTAAAATCGGTAGTGAATTTGGTGGCCGTGACCATACAACGGTCATTCATGCTCACGAAAAAATTTCAAAATTACTTGTTACCGATCAAGATTTACAACAAAAAATACAAATGATTACCGAGCAGCTTCGCCAATAGGCTGTGAATGATGTGTATAATTGGAACAAGCCTATCCACAATTTACCCACATGTGAATAGGCTATCTCTTTACGCATTTTTTTAGTTATCCACAAACCCACAAGCCCTATTACTATTACTACGACTTTTATAATAAAAAAAGAATACTATATATGTTTATGAAAAGGAGTATCAAAGTATGCATGTCCTAATTGATCGCAACCGAATGGTTCATGATGTTCAACACGTATCGAAAGCTGTTTCTCCGAGAACAACGATTCCTATTCTTACTGGAATAAAAATTGTCGCAACAAAAAATGGTTTAACGTTAACAGGAAGTGATTCTGATTTATCGATTGAAGCATTTATTCCAACCGTTGAAAATGAGAAAGAACTTGTTGAAGTCCAGGAAGAAGGAAGTATTGTATTACAGTCAAAATACTTTTCTGAAATAGTGAAAAAATTACCTGGCGATACAATTGATATTACGGTTCATGATCAATTTGCTGCTACGATTCGTTCTGGATCTTCTGTCTTTACGTTAAATGGATTAGACCCTGATGAATATCCACGACTTCCGCAGTTGAAAGAGGATTTGATTTTTTCTATGCCTCAAGACATGCTTCGCAATGTTATTCGTCAGACTGTCTTTGCAGTGTCCACTCAGGAAACACGCCCAGTGTTGACAGGTGTAAACATTGAGACCGAAGAAGGTGGGTTAATCTGTACTGCAACAGATAGTCATCGCTTGGCAATGAGACGTACAAAAATCGATGCTGAAAATGAAGACCTGCATTTTCAAAATGTGGTTATTCCGGGAAAAAGCTTGCAAGAATTGAGCAAGATTGTAGAAGATACATCAGATGCCGTTAATATTGTTGTGACGGAGAACCAAATTTTATTCAAACTTGGGCACGTGTTATTTTTCTCAAGATTGCTAGAAGGAAAGTATCCAGTTACATCAAGTATGATTCCAAATCAATCAAGAACAAGCTTTGTGCTGAAAACGAAGCCGTTGCTTCAGACATTAGAACGAGCACTTCTTTTATCTAGAGAAGCAAAAAACAATGTCATAAACATGAAAACCTTGGGAGAAGGCGAAATTGAAATTTCATCTACTTCACAAGAGGTAGGGAAAGTGACCGAACAAATGGAAGTTGAACGGTACGAAGGTGAAGAATTAAGAATCTCTTTTAACGGTAAGAACATTATCGATGCTTTAAAAGTCATTGATAGTGAAGAGATTCATTTGATGTTCACAGGAGCGATGAGTCCGTTTGTTATCCGTCCAATTGATTCTGATCGGTACTTACACCTTTTTTCACCAGTACGGACTTATTAAAAGCTTGTGTGAAAAAAGGTTGGCTAGAGACGATTCGT from Shouchella hunanensis includes these protein-coding regions:
- the dnaN gene encoding DNA polymerase III subunit beta, with translation MHVLIDRNRMVHDVQHVSKAVSPRTTIPILTGIKIVATKNGLTLTGSDSDLSIEAFIPTVENEKELVEVQEEGSIVLQSKYFSEIVKKLPGDTIDITVHDQFAATIRSGSSVFTLNGLDPDEYPRLPQLKEDLIFSMPQDMLRNVIRQTVFAVSTQETRPVLTGVNIETEEGGLICTATDSHRLAMRRTKIDAENEDLHFQNVVIPGKSLQELSKIVEDTSDAVNIVVTENQILFKLGHVLFFSRLLEGKYPVTSSMIPNQSRTSFVLKTKPLLQTLERALLLSREAKNNVINMKTLGEGEIEISSTSQEVGKVTEQMEVERYEGEELRISFNGKNIIDALKVIDSEEIHLMFTGAMSPFVIRPIDSDRYLHLFSPVRTY
- the dnaA gene encoding chromosomal replication initiator protein DnaA — encoded protein: MENIHDLWNKVLEEMKQRVSKPSYETWLKSTTATALQNDVITITAPNEFARDWLEDHYSSLAADIIEHLTGARLNPKFVIPQHEQEQVIQEQPTPAATEVNVATQNDTNRSMLNDKYTFNTFVIGSGNRFAHAASLAVAEAPARAYNPLFIYGGVGLGKTHLMHAIGHYVMEHNPNAKVVYLSSEKFTNEFINAIRDNKAVHFRNKYRNVDVLLIDDIQFIAGKIQTQEEFFHTFNALHEESKQIVISSDRPPKEIPTLEDRLRSRFEWGLITDITPPDLETRIAILRKKAKAENLDIPNEVMLYIANQIDTNIRELEGALIRVVAYSSLINQDMNADLAAEALKDIIPNALPKTLSISDIQKLVGDHYQVKLEDFKAKKRTKSVAFPRQIAMYLSREMTDASLPKIGSEFGGRDHTTVIHAHEKISKLLVTDQDLQQKIQMITEQLRQ